In the Selenomonas sp. AB3002 genome, one interval contains:
- a CDS encoding RNase H1/viroplasmin domain-containing protein, whose protein sequence is MAKKFYAVANGRKTGIFELWAEADRQVKGFTGARYKGFNTREEAEKFLEESKAVYKVDHIYAVARGRVPGVYYSWDEAEAQTKGFSGAKHRKCKTIEEAEAFIAMYKINDSDLAAEARTAEDNWRKENYIPFNRSVSHNHKHKIEIP, encoded by the coding sequence ATGGCAAAGAAATTCTATGCAGTGGCAAATGGTCGCAAGACGGGAATATTCGAATTGTGGGCAGAAGCCGACAGGCAGGTAAAAGGCTTTACAGGTGCGCGCTATAAAGGTTTTAACACTCGTGAGGAGGCAGAGAAATTCTTGGAGGAAAGTAAAGCAGTATACAAGGTGGATCATATATATGCTGTAGCAAGAGGCAGAGTTCCGGGAGTATATTATTCTTGGGATGAGGCGGAGGCACAAACTAAAGGATTTAGCGGAGCAAAGCACCGTAAATGCAAGACGATAGAAGAAGCAGAAGCATTTATTGCAATGTATAAGATAAATGACTCTGATTTGGCTGCAGAAGCGCGTACAGCCGAAGATAATTGGAGGAAGGAAAACTATATCCCCTTCAATAGGAGCGTAAGTCATAATCACAAGCATAAGATAGAAATACCATAA
- a CDS encoding helix-turn-helix domain-containing protein has product MAKFDFEQMLLMAKDANQDGLKEFGLDFLAEAFVMLYNRYDCDRVERPRYDEQIYRINELRRNLLENEDQSLLTSRIHDMERQLTETEMERDNLQDENEELENTLHRARKRIAELEQKLALVPKAGRPDKYDAKFRTEVRSYYKAGHTYRETAEHFNISTNTVSRFLKD; this is encoded by the coding sequence ATGGCTAAATTTGATTTTGAACAAATGTTGCTTATGGCAAAAGATGCCAACCAAGATGGGCTGAAAGAGTTTGGATTGGATTTCTTAGCTGAGGCTTTTGTCATGCTATATAACCGATATGATTGTGATAGAGTAGAAAGACCGCGATATGATGAGCAAATATATCGTATAAATGAGCTTCGTAGGAATCTACTGGAAAATGAGGATCAGAGCCTTCTAACCAGTCGTATACATGATATGGAGCGACAACTTACTGAGACAGAAATGGAACGGGACAATCTACAGGATGAAAATGAAGAGCTTGAGAATACCTTACACAGAGCCAGGAAGCGCATAGCTGAACTCGAACAGAAGTTGGCCTTGGTTCCGAAGGCAGGCCGACCAGACAAGTATGATGCGAAGTTTCGAACAGAAGTCAGGTCTTACTATAAAGCAGGACATACATACAGAGAGACAGCCGAGCACTTCAATATTTCCACTAATACTGTTAGTCGTTTTTTGAAAGATTGA
- a CDS encoding recombinase family protein, which yields MIYGYARVSTKKQLEGNGLEAQEKALLVAGADEVIKEQYTGTTMQRPQLDALVERMTEGDILMAAKLDRIARTAAEGATLIRSLQERGVAVNILNIGVLDSSTTGRLMTNVLLAFAEFERDLIVERTQAGREVARTHAGYREGRRPLPQARKDAAVEMISRGHSYKEACEATGLSRSTVLRAVRASRGKQIVS from the coding sequence ATGATCTATGGCTATGCACGCGTCTCCACGAAGAAGCAGTTGGAAGGTAATGGCCTCGAAGCACAGGAGAAGGCTCTGTTGGTTGCTGGTGCTGACGAGGTAATCAAAGAGCAATACACTGGCACAACCATGCAGAGGCCCCAGCTGGATGCTTTGGTGGAACGTATGACAGAGGGGGATATACTGATGGCGGCTAAGTTGGACAGGATAGCCAGGACTGCCGCCGAAGGCGCAACACTCATTCGCAGCTTGCAGGAGCGTGGCGTGGCTGTCAATATACTCAACATAGGTGTTCTGGACTCATCTACTACTGGCAGACTGATGACGAATGTACTGCTTGCCTTTGCTGAATTTGAGAGGGATCTCATCGTAGAGCGCACCCAGGCTGGCAGGGAAGTCGCCAGAACACATGCTGGCTACCGGGAAGGACGGCGGCCATTGCCTCAGGCCAGGAAAGATGCGGCTGTGGAAATGATTAGCAGAGGACACAGCTACAAAGAAGCCTGCGAGGCTACTGGACTCAGCAGGTCGACTGTCTTGCGGGCAGTGCGGGCAAGCAGGGGAAAACAGATTGTTTCTTGA